One Nocardia iowensis DNA window includes the following coding sequences:
- a CDS encoding cytochrome P450: MTTPQFAASDTTAPGVCPVQHGSPIDTDGPRVLLHTPEFAADPHRAYAEMRRQYGSLVPIEVAPGVPATLVVGYQAALRILNDPEHFPADPRTWQQSIPDDSPIKPMMEWYPNALRNSGAAHARYRQAYTAAIDGIDLHALHSTVEKIAVPLINTFSEAGSADLVTQYAFPLIFDVLNQMVGCPPELGQRVATGMAALFDTVNAAEGMQMLSAALMELIHLRRAEPGDDVTSRLAHHPAGLDDTEMLCQLISFYGAGLEPQQNLIINTLLLMVTDDRFGGDVLGGSLSTRDALDEVLFNDPPMANFCTSYPRQPILIDNNWLPAHQPVLISLAGCNNDPEIRGGDRAGNRSHLAWAAGPHACPAKSVAYLIVQDAIDQLLDAIPELELAVPADELVWRPGPFHRAVASLPVVFPKSPPLNMM, encoded by the coding sequence TTGACCACGCCACAATTCGCCGCATCCGACACCACCGCGCCCGGGGTCTGCCCCGTGCAGCACGGATCGCCCATCGATACCGATGGCCCCCGGGTGCTCCTGCACACTCCGGAGTTCGCCGCCGATCCGCATCGCGCCTACGCCGAGATGCGCCGTCAGTACGGCTCGTTGGTGCCGATCGAGGTGGCCCCCGGCGTGCCGGCCACGCTGGTGGTGGGATATCAGGCCGCGTTGCGAATCCTCAACGATCCTGAGCACTTTCCGGCCGATCCGCGCACCTGGCAGCAGAGCATTCCGGATGACTCTCCCATCAAGCCGATGATGGAGTGGTATCCGAACGCACTGCGCAATAGCGGCGCGGCCCATGCGCGCTATCGCCAGGCCTACACCGCCGCCATCGACGGAATCGACTTGCACGCCCTGCATTCCACCGTTGAAAAGATCGCCGTCCCGCTGATCAACACCTTCAGCGAGGCGGGCTCGGCGGATCTGGTGACCCAGTACGCGTTTCCGCTCATCTTCGATGTCCTCAACCAAATGGTCGGCTGCCCACCGGAACTGGGCCAGCGCGTGGCGACCGGTATGGCCGCGCTGTTCGATACGGTCAACGCCGCCGAAGGCATGCAAATGCTCAGTGCGGCGCTGATGGAGCTGATCCACCTCCGGCGCGCGGAGCCAGGTGACGACGTCACCTCGCGGCTGGCGCATCATCCCGCCGGTCTCGACGACACGGAGATGCTCTGCCAGCTGATCAGTTTCTACGGCGCGGGACTCGAACCGCAGCAGAACCTGATCATCAACACCCTGTTGCTGATGGTGACCGACGATCGGTTCGGCGGCGATGTCCTCGGCGGCAGTCTGTCGACCCGGGACGCACTCGACGAGGTGCTGTTCAACGACCCGCCGATGGCGAACTTCTGCACGTCCTACCCGCGGCAGCCGATTCTGATCGACAACAACTGGCTGCCGGCCCACCAGCCGGTCCTGATCAGTCTCGCGGGTTGCAACAACGACCCTGAGATCCGCGGCGGGGACCGCGCCGGGAACCGCTCGCACCTGGCCTGGGCGGCCGGGCCGCATGCCTGCCCGGCCAAGTCCGTTGCCTACCTGATCGTGCAGGACGCCATCGACCAGTTGCTCGACGCCATCCCGGAGTTGGAACTTGCCGTGCCCGCCGACGAATTGGTCTGGCGGCCAGGTCCTTTCCACCGCGCCGTCGCGTCACTGCCGGTCGTCTTCCCCAAGTCCCCTCCGTTGAACATGATGTAA
- a CDS encoding cytochrome P450 family protein, whose product MEHEAIVLDPTGADIQGESARIRARGPVALVELPAGVPAWSVTDAAVLKSLLADPRVSKDARQHWASFINGEITEAWPLHPWVAVDNMFTAYGSDHRRLRKLVSPAFTHRRTAALRPRIATITEELLTALASTPPDESVDLRERFAYPVPIKVFTEMMGVPEHLGPGLHKCVDGFFDTSFTPEQSQANYIEMYGLVCELVAYRRETPGDDVTSVLIATRDEDDGSQLVEKELVDTLMLVINAGHETTVNLLDQAIYALLTHPEQRADVVEGRVPWSDVVEETLRYEAPIAHLPLRYAVEDIEIGDIRIPKGDAILASYAGAGRDPKVHGTTADQFDIHRTNKEHLSFGHGAHFCIGAPLARLEAAIALPALFARFPNIRLAVDPAELAPVGSFVSNGHRQLPVFLQ is encoded by the coding sequence ATGGAGCATGAAGCGATAGTTCTTGACCCGACCGGTGCCGACATCCAAGGCGAGTCCGCGCGGATCCGTGCGCGCGGGCCCGTCGCGCTGGTGGAATTGCCCGCCGGTGTGCCTGCCTGGTCGGTGACCGACGCCGCCGTGCTCAAGAGCCTGCTTGCCGACCCGCGCGTCTCGAAAGACGCTCGGCAGCACTGGGCTTCGTTCATCAACGGCGAGATCACCGAAGCTTGGCCGTTGCACCCCTGGGTCGCGGTGGACAACATGTTCACCGCCTATGGCTCGGACCATCGCCGACTGCGGAAACTGGTCTCGCCCGCGTTCACCCACCGCCGCACCGCGGCGCTGCGCCCGCGCATCGCGACGATCACCGAAGAGCTGCTGACGGCGCTGGCCAGCACGCCGCCGGACGAATCAGTCGACCTGCGTGAACGATTCGCGTATCCGGTGCCGATCAAGGTGTTCACCGAGATGATGGGGGTGCCGGAACACCTCGGTCCGGGTCTGCACAAATGTGTCGACGGGTTCTTCGACACCTCGTTCACCCCCGAACAGTCCCAGGCCAATTACATCGAGATGTACGGGCTGGTCTGCGAACTCGTCGCCTACCGCCGAGAGACCCCCGGCGACGACGTCACCAGCGTGTTGATCGCCACCCGCGACGAGGACGACGGTTCGCAGCTGGTCGAGAAGGAGCTCGTCGACACCCTGATGCTGGTGATCAATGCCGGGCACGAGACCACGGTCAACCTGCTCGATCAGGCGATCTACGCGCTACTGACCCATCCCGAGCAGCGCGCCGATGTCGTCGAGGGCCGAGTGCCGTGGTCCGACGTGGTGGAGGAAACGCTGCGTTACGAGGCGCCGATCGCGCATCTGCCGTTGCGCTACGCCGTCGAAGACATCGAAATCGGTGACATCCGAATTCCGAAGGGGGACGCCATCCTTGCCTCCTACGCCGGTGCCGGACGCGACCCGAAGGTGCACGGCACGACGGCCGACCAATTCGACATACACCGCACCAACAAAGAACACCTGTCCTTCGGCCACGGCGCGCACTTCTGCATCGGCGCCCCGCTCGCCCGGCTCGAGGCGGCGATCGCCCTGCCCGCCCTCTTCGCACGCTTCCCGAACATCAGGCTGGCCGTGGATCCGGCCGAACTGGCCCCCGTTGGCAGCTTCGTCTCCAACGGCCACCGGCAGCTGCCGGTGTTCCTCCAGTAG
- a CDS encoding helix-turn-helix domain-containing protein, with protein MHCLAVGLDAPFTLRADGLAETVRTALIPPRTIHRVVAHGAQMLFCYIDPSSPRAKTCWDRMTDRSGGFGLTHCAENDLITLAGQAEFDPVAAVGLACGSGVPTIDGRIAAAAATLRAHPARPNTAAELAAEAHLSTSRFLHLFARQAGTSFRRYRMWARMLSVGRAVAEGANFTTAAADAGFASPSHFSDTFHAMCGLTPSGLLGAGAQLVVLDAPEARGR; from the coding sequence GTGCATTGTCTGGCGGTCGGACTGGATGCACCGTTCACGCTGCGTGCCGACGGGTTGGCGGAAACGGTTCGTACCGCGTTGATTCCGCCGCGCACGATCCATCGCGTGGTCGCCCACGGTGCGCAGATGCTGTTCTGCTATATCGATCCCAGCTCGCCGCGGGCGAAAACCTGCTGGGACCGGATGACCGATCGATCCGGCGGATTCGGACTGACACACTGCGCCGAAAATGACCTGATAACCCTGGCCGGGCAGGCGGAATTCGATCCCGTCGCCGCGGTCGGCTTGGCCTGTGGTTCCGGCGTGCCGACCATCGACGGCAGGATCGCGGCCGCGGCGGCGACGCTGCGAGCCCACCCGGCCAGACCCAACACGGCTGCCGAGCTGGCCGCCGAAGCACATCTGTCGACCTCACGGTTCCTGCACCTGTTCGCCCGCCAGGCCGGTACCAGCTTCCGCCGATACCGGATGTGGGCTCGCATGCTCAGCGTCGGTCGAGCCGTCGCCGAGGGCGCGAATTTTACGACGGCGGCCGCGGACGCCGGTTTCGCCAGCCCTTCGCATTTCAGCGACACCTTCCACGCCATGTGTGGACTCACCCCGAGCGGACTGCTCGGCGCGGGCGCCCAACTCGTCGTTCTCGACGCACCGGAGGCGCGCGGCCGGTGA